One window of Cryobacterium arcticum genomic DNA carries:
- a CDS encoding DEAD/DEAH box helicase, whose translation MTFTELNIDQDIVDALAAKGILEPFPIQTQTIPLALSGQDIIGQAKTGTGKTLGFGLPLIQRLGLNPEPGVQALVVVPTRELCVQVSEDLELAASNRGTTIVSIYGGKAYEGQIEQLKAGAQIVVGTPGRLLDLASQRLLSLSNVREMVLDEADKMLDLGFLADIEKLFSQTPSTRHTMLFSATMPGPIVALARRFMTKPIHIRASDPDEGLMQANIEHLVYRAHNMDKDEVIGRILMAEGRGKTVIFTRTKRAAAKLVEELGDRGFNATAVHGDLNQEQRERAMAAFKAGKKDILIATDVAARGIDVDDVTHVINHTIPEDEKAYLHRVGRTGRAGKTGIAVTFVDWDDMPKWTLINKALDFGTPEPQETYSSSPHLYTDLNIPAGSKGRLRATPIKETVPGAASGRDANRGARSDSRSGGRTDGRSDGRSGSGRSGEQTSRPRTRVGTTTNPDAPAATPAAGTHDGGGTEHHDGNSAPRRRSRTRRRSPQAPTA comes from the coding sequence GTGACCTTCACCGAACTCAATATCGACCAGGACATCGTCGACGCCCTGGCCGCCAAGGGCATCCTCGAGCCCTTCCCGATCCAGACCCAGACGATCCCGCTCGCCCTCAGCGGCCAGGACATCATCGGCCAGGCCAAGACCGGAACCGGTAAGACCCTCGGCTTCGGGCTGCCGCTGATCCAGCGCCTCGGCCTGAACCCCGAGCCCGGTGTGCAGGCCCTCGTGGTCGTTCCCACCCGCGAACTGTGCGTGCAGGTCAGCGAAGACCTCGAGCTCGCAGCGAGCAACCGCGGCACCACCATCGTCTCCATCTACGGCGGCAAGGCCTACGAGGGTCAGATCGAGCAGCTCAAGGCCGGCGCGCAGATCGTCGTCGGCACCCCCGGTCGCCTGCTCGACCTCGCCAGCCAGCGCCTGCTCAGCCTTTCCAACGTGCGCGAGATGGTGCTCGACGAGGCCGACAAGATGCTCGACCTCGGCTTCCTCGCCGACATCGAGAAGCTCTTCTCGCAGACGCCGTCCACCCGTCACACCATGCTCTTCTCGGCCACCATGCCCGGCCCGATCGTGGCCCTGGCCCGCCGGTTCATGACCAAGCCCATCCACATCCGCGCGAGCGACCCCGACGAGGGCCTCATGCAGGCCAACATCGAGCACTTGGTCTACCGGGCGCACAACATGGACAAGGACGAGGTCATCGGCCGCATCCTGATGGCCGAGGGCCGCGGCAAGACCGTGATCTTCACCCGTACCAAGCGGGCCGCCGCCAAGCTCGTCGAGGAGCTCGGTGACCGTGGCTTCAACGCCACCGCCGTGCACGGCGACCTCAACCAGGAGCAGCGCGAGCGCGCCATGGCGGCGTTCAAGGCCGGCAAGAAAGACATCCTGATCGCCACGGATGTCGCCGCGCGCGGCATCGACGTCGACGACGTCACCCACGTGATCAACCACACCATTCCCGAGGATGAGAAGGCCTACCTGCACCGCGTGGGCCGCACCGGCCGCGCCGGCAAGACCGGCATCGCCGTCACCTTCGTGGACTGGGACGACATGCCCAAGTGGACCCTGATCAACAAGGCCCTCGACTTCGGCACCCCCGAGCCGCAGGAGACCTATTCCTCGTCGCCGCACCTCTACACCGACCTGAACATCCCGGCCGGCTCGAAGGGGCGTCTGCGTGCGACCCCGATCAAGGAGACCGTGCCCGGCGCCGCCTCCGGCCGTGACGCCAACCGCGGTGCCCGCAGCGACAGCCGCTCCGGCGGACGTACCGATGGCCGCTCGGACGGGCGCTCCGGTTCGGGCCGCTCGGGCGAGCAGACCAGCCGTCCGCGCACCCGCGTTGGCACGACCACCAACCCGGATGCCCCCGCCGCCACCCCGGCAGCCGGCACCCACGACGGCGGAGGCACCGAGCACCACGACGGCAACAGCGCTCCCCGCCGTCGCAGCCGCACCCGCCGCCGCTCCCCGCAGGCGCCCACGGCGTAA
- a CDS encoding PHP domain-containing protein: protein MAVERRFTGPIDLHTHSSVSDGTETPSQLVRAAAAAGLGTVALTDHDSTAGWSEASVAARTAGITLIPGMEFSTRVGHASIHLLAYLFDPSDAGIVAETAHIRKARLTRAEQMVARIGADYEITWDDVLAQTTTGGTVGRPHIADALVANGLALTRSEAFAGILHWEAGYYQPHYAPDPLRAVTLVRAAGGVPVIAHPATRGVADVMAESRLAALVAAGLFGLELRHRENKPEATARLTMLAEKYGLAITGSSDYHGEGKPNRLGENTTTPEVLERIVAEGRGSAPVTPA from the coding sequence ATGGCAGTCGAACGGCGTTTCACGGGTCCGATCGACCTGCACACCCACTCCAGCGTCTCCGACGGCACCGAGACTCCGTCACAGCTCGTGCGCGCCGCCGCGGCAGCGGGACTGGGCACGGTGGCCCTCACCGACCACGACTCCACGGCGGGCTGGTCGGAGGCCTCGGTGGCGGCCCGGACCGCGGGCATCACCCTGATCCCAGGCATGGAGTTCAGCACCCGGGTCGGGCACGCCAGCATCCATCTACTCGCGTACCTCTTCGACCCGTCGGATGCCGGGATCGTCGCGGAGACCGCGCATATCCGCAAGGCCAGGCTCACGCGGGCAGAGCAGATGGTGGCCCGGATCGGCGCCGACTACGAGATCACCTGGGACGACGTGCTCGCCCAGACCACAACGGGCGGAACCGTGGGCCGGCCGCACATCGCGGACGCCCTCGTGGCCAACGGCCTCGCCCTCACCCGCAGCGAGGCGTTCGCGGGCATCCTGCACTGGGAGGCGGGCTACTACCAGCCGCACTACGCGCCGGACCCGCTGCGCGCCGTGACGCTCGTGCGCGCGGCCGGGGGCGTGCCCGTGATCGCGCATCCGGCCACCCGGGGCGTCGCCGACGTGATGGCCGAGAGCCGGCTGGCCGCCCTCGTGGCCGCCGGTCTGTTCGGCTTGGAGCTGCGGCACCGGGAGAACAAGCCGGAGGCCACCGCGCGGCTCACCATGCTCGCCGAGAAGTACGGTCTGGCCATCACCGGGTCCAGCGACTACCACGGCGAGGGCAAACCGAACCGGCTGGGCGAGAACACCACCACCCCCGAGGTGCTCGAGCGCATCGTGGCCGAGGGCCGCGGCTCGGCGCCGGTCACCCCCGCCTGA
- a CDS encoding GntR family transcriptional regulator yields MPDDQPATATGTSTNQTRRAYDLLRVMIRSGDVVVDQKLVEDTLIRSLGITRTAIREALQQLSEEGMVSRQRRSGTRLNRAVLQLPIDDILPWKASTRFSVIRTDYRTVQTTPTVAAKLQTTEDYVGLVEHCFFDDAVAVGVRIAYFRRSYAQPPVWQSCPSLADAFEAVYGSPLAEIRSVVDAGACDPATARMLGIPTGSPVLVREQVLVDRRDIAQEYTFSYYPAGTVSFPMTTVKVAEETRAPLSALRA; encoded by the coding sequence ATGCCAGACGACCAGCCTGCAACGGCCACGGGCACGTCGACGAACCAGACCCGCCGCGCCTACGACCTGCTCCGGGTGATGATCAGGTCCGGCGACGTGGTCGTCGACCAGAAGCTCGTGGAGGACACCCTGATCCGTTCCCTGGGCATCACCCGCACGGCCATCAGGGAGGCGCTGCAGCAGTTGAGCGAGGAGGGCATGGTCAGCCGGCAGCGGCGCAGCGGGACCCGGCTGAACCGGGCGGTGCTGCAGCTCCCCATCGACGACATCCTGCCGTGGAAGGCATCCACCCGCTTCTCGGTGATCCGCACCGACTACCGCACTGTGCAGACCACTCCCACCGTGGCCGCCAAGCTGCAGACCACCGAAGACTATGTGGGCCTGGTGGAACACTGCTTCTTCGACGACGCCGTCGCCGTCGGCGTGCGGATCGCGTACTTCCGCCGCAGCTACGCCCAACCGCCGGTGTGGCAGAGCTGCCCGAGCCTCGCGGATGCCTTCGAGGCCGTCTACGGGTCGCCGCTGGCGGAGATCCGGTCGGTGGTGGATGCCGGCGCCTGCGACCCGGCCACCGCACGGATGCTGGGCATCCCCACCGGCTCACCCGTGCTGGTGCGTGAACAGGTGCTCGTCGACCGGCGCGACATCGCCCAGGAGTACACCTTCTCCTATTACCCGGCCGGAACGGTGTCCTTCCCCATGACGACCGTCAAGGTGGCCGAGGAGACGCGGGCGCCACTGTCCGCACTCCGGGCCTGA
- a CDS encoding GNAT family N-acetyltransferase → MLQLAPTTSRDLGELTEFLRGVDLTLSGLDSPAVRLWIARDASTGCIVASTGFECSDDGSQVLIRSVAVDPSRRGHGTGLELAGFALDRAAEAGAERAWLFSRRSGEFWQRMGFALASTGDLAAVLASTHQVRHFAETGQLAREVAWSRLLS, encoded by the coding sequence ATGCTCCAGCTGGCCCCCACGACTTCTCGCGATCTCGGGGAGCTGACCGAGTTCCTGCGGGGCGTTGACCTGACCCTGAGCGGACTGGACTCTCCGGCGGTGCGCTTGTGGATCGCGCGTGATGCGTCGACCGGCTGCATCGTCGCCAGTACGGGCTTCGAATGCAGTGACGATGGCAGCCAGGTTCTCATTCGCAGTGTTGCCGTTGATCCGTCCCGCCGGGGGCACGGCACGGGCCTCGAGCTGGCCGGATTCGCTCTCGATCGCGCGGCAGAGGCTGGAGCGGAGCGCGCGTGGCTGTTCAGCCGCCGCTCCGGAGAGTTCTGGCAGCGAATGGGCTTTGCTCTGGCGTCCACCGGGGACCTCGCCGCGGTGCTCGCGAGCACGCATCAGGTGCGGCACTTCGCCGAAACAGGTCAGCTTGCCCGCGAGGTGGCCTGGAGCCGGCTGCTCAGCTGA